ACTGGAGGTAACTCAGCTCCCTTCACTTATGAAGAAATACAATTGATTGGGAAATACATCCACTGTTCTGCAAACTGGAACGCAGTGGTATTTAAACACGTCTGGCTCGATGGCAATAAGGTCAAGGCAATTTACGGCGCGGTAAAACCGGCAGAACTTGTCGGTTTTGTTAACCGTCCTAATCCCGGCTGGGTGCGCGCCGTATGGAATATGCAAGGAGCAAAGGCATGAAAACAATAACAGGTCTGCTATCCCTGCTTCTGTTAGCGGGGTGCACCGGCAGTAAAGCGCACGAACAACAAAGAAACATTAAAGCCCCCTGGGATGAATGGTACTTTGCATTTACTACCCCTAAGGCCCTGCCTGCTCAGGTTACTCTGGTAAAATTACTCGACACCGAAGGCTATGGTTATGTGTTCGAAACAATAAACCAACCACAGGGCATCAGTGTGGGAAAATGGGATGACCAAAACTCAGCTGGCGGAACCCAGTTCAATAAAGCAAAGTCCCCACCTCAAATGATTGTTTTTTGTTGGGACTCTATTATTGACAAGAAAACTTATGAAACCACTTTATTCTTTTATTCTGATACCTGGGAGAAAATGATTACCCCTTATCCAACCCCCCTCACTCCTTCAAAAAGTGCCTACCGGCAAACGATGTTAATAGGCCTGGCTCCGGAAGGTATCGTGCATACCTGGTTAAGACAGTATGGCCATCCTGATATTTTATTAACTAGCACAAAAATAACCACTGTTTCAGGCAAGGATTTGGATATGTGCGCTGGGGTAACTAACAGTGACTTTAGCTATGGGTACGATGACGACATTAAAGAATTCATAAAAGATAAGAAATATCCCTACGGCAGTTGGTGATGAGTTTCAAGGACATAAATATATGCAAGGAACTAAGGCATGAAAACAATAACAAGTCTCCTATCCCTTCTTCTGTTAACAGGTTGCACCAGTGGCAATGCGCAAGAACAACACGGAACTATTAAAGCGCCCTGGGATGAATGGTATTTCACGTTCTCAACCCCTAAGGCCCTGCCTGCTCAGGTCACCCTTGTGAAGTTACTGGATACCGACGGTTACGGTTACGTTTTCCAGACTATCGATCAGCCACAAGGCGACAGCGTTGGAAAATGGGATACCCACAATGGTCTGGGATCTTCACCTTTTAATAAGGCAAAATCTCCACCGCAGATGATTAAGTTTTGCTGGGACTCTATTATTGACAAAAAAGTGTATGAAACCACCTTATATTTCTCTTTGGACACACAACATAAAATGGTGAGTTCAGAGCCTGACTGGTCAAATCCGAAGGAGACTTATTACTTCCGGTATATGGTGATTGGCCTGGCACCGGAGGGAAAAGTCAGAGTTTGGCTAAAGAACAATGGAGACCCTGACGTGCTCCAGACGAGCACCCAAATAACTACTGTATCAGGGAAGGATTTAGATATGTGCGCTGGGGTAACTAACAGTGATTTTAGTTATGGGTACGATGACGATATTAAAGAATTCATTAAAGATAAAAAATATCCCTACGGCAGTTGGTGATGAGTTAGAAGGACATAAATATATGCAAGGAACTAAGGCATGAAAACAATAACAAGTCTCCTATCCCTTTTTCTGTTAACAGGTTGCACCAGTGGCAATGCGCAAGAACAACACGGAACTATTAAAGCGCCCTGGGATGAATGGTATTTCACGTTCTCAACCCCTAAGGCCCTGCCTGCTCAGGTCACCCTTGTGAAGTTACTGGATACCGACGGTTACGGTTACGTTTTCCAGACTATCGATCAGCCACAAGGCGACAGCGTTGGAAAATGGGATACCCACAATGGTCTGGGATCTTCACCTTTTAATAAGGCAAAATCTCCACCGCAGATGATTAAGTTTTGCTGGGACTCTATTATTGACAAAAAAGTGTATGAAACCACCTTATATTTCTCTTTGGACACACAACATAAAATGGTGAGTTCAGAGCCTGACTGGTCAAATCCGAAGGAGACTTATTACTTCCGGTATATGGTGATTGGCCTGGCACCGGAGGGAAAAGTCAGAGTTTGGCTAAAGAACAATGGAGACCCTGACGTACTCCAGACGAGCACCCAAATAACCACTGTTTCAGGTAAAGAGTTAGCAATGTGCAAAAACGAAACGAATTTCCCGGATGGTTACGAATACAGCGAAGGTATGAAAACCTTCATTAAAGATAAAAAATATCCCTACGGCAGTTGGTGATGAGTTTAAATAAAATAAATATGACTTTAATAAATGTCTGACATCCACTTCCCGCCGGCGCATTGCACCAAAATAATCACACCTTACCCATCCTTATGTCAGTCAGAGATTTTATATGTCATAATTCCTCACCCCAAAGAATATTATTAGAGGTGGGTAGGGTTAATGCGAAGTTTTTTTTAAAATAAGGAAATCACGTGCTGAAAAAAATCATTTTACTACTGAGTTCAATTTCATTTTTTGCCTTAGCAAATGAACCCACCCCATGCAGTAAAATGCAAGGGGAATATCAACGTGTAAAATCCAGTCACGGCATTCAAGATGATAACACCATCACGTTATATCTTAATAAAATCAGCAATACGAATAATGGATACTATGGACTACTCTATTCTGCATCTTTCCAGCAATTATTGCAGCCGCTGGTGAGAGAAAACCCTCAGTGCAGCATAATTTTTGAGAATGTCACCCTGCGCTTCACTACAGACACCAAAAAATACAACTGCCATTACATTTTAAGCGACAATACTGACAATTCTAAATTCTACTGCATGAAGAAAACCTCTGACACGCTCACTAATGACATTATTCAAATTTTTAAAAGTAATAAAAATGAACCTTTCTATAATGACATGTCAGACATAGAGGGTGTTATTAAATGGAGTAATGAATCTGACAATTAAAGGCCCTGGATGCCGTTTGAATTTTCTTAAGCAACACATGTTTTATGTGTGATTACGAAATAAACCCTCGCAAGTCCTGTACACTCGGGAGTAAGTATTTACACTCAATATCTTGTTGATCAGCATGAAGTAAACCTCAGAGTTACTAATTCAGCGGTTGACACATCATGTAATTACACAGCCGGAGTTTTAACAGTGCATTTAAAATCTAATCTAATGACACTGGTTAATTAAAAACCTGATGGGCATGAGTAAAAATAGAACAACCTTCTGATGTGAAAAATAAATTACTCAAGGATTTTTATTTCAATGAAAGACCAAACCCTGCGTTATTACGATGCCGAGTTGCGCTATTTGCGTGATGCGGCGAAAGAGTTTGCGCAAACTCATCCTGATCGCGCCGCGATGCTCGATCTCGATAAACCCGGCACACCTGATCCTTACGTTGAACGTCTGTTTGAGGGCTTTGCCTTCTCAATGGGAAGACTGCGCGAAAAAATTGACGACGACCTGCCGGAATTCACCGAAGGGCTGGTGAGCATGTTATGGCCACACTATCTGCGCACCATTCCTTCACTTTCCATTGTGTCGCTGAGCCCCGACGTGCCGTCGATGAAAATGGCAGAAACTGTGCCCGCGGGAATGGAAATCTATTCCCGCCCTGTCGGCCCTAAAAATACTGTCTGCCAGTACCGCACCACGCGTGATATGACGCTTAATCCGCTGGCCGTTTCGAAAGTGGTAATGGCGACTGAGCCGGACGGACGTTCAGTATTGCGCCTGCGTCTCTCATGCAGCACGCAGACTGACTGGTCACAGGTTGATCTGCGTCGTCTGTGTTTTTATCTGGCAGGTGAGGCACCGGTTAGCAGTGCGCTGCATCTGGCCCTTACCCGCCGTCAGGCGGCGCTGTATATCCGCCTTCCCAATCAGGCTGACCGCATCAAACTGGATGGCTGGTTCTCGCCGGGCGGATTCGCGGATGAAGATTTGCTGTGGCCAAAAGGCGAAAGTGCGTTCAGTGGCTATCAGTTGCTGCTGGAGTATTTCACTTTCCGCGAAAAATTCATGTTCGTGCATCTTAACGGGCTGGAATCAGTGACCTTGCCCGCAGGCATCGCATTCTTTGACCTGGAAGTCGTATTCAACAGCCAGTGGCAAAGTGATCTGCCTGTTACCGATGAAGCCATGGCGCTGCATTGTGTGCCGGTGATCAACCTTTTCACGCTGGAAGCAGATCCGCTGCTTATTAACGGACTGGAGAATGAGTACCTGCTGCGTCCGCGCCGTTTACAGGACGGTCATACCGAAATTTATTCGGTCGATTCTGTTACAGGCTCACAACGCACGTCGGATGCGACTTACGTGCCCTTCACCAGCTTCCGTCACCGCGGCGGGATGCAGAGACGCCATGCGCCGGAGCGTTATTTTCACACCCGTGTTAAACGCGGTGTGACCGGGCTGCATGATACGTGGCTAATTCTCGGCGGTCAGCAATGGGAAGTGGATCGCGAATTCACCCGCGAGCCCGTCTCCCTGAAAATTACCGGCACCAACGGTCAGTTACCACGCAAAGCGTTACAAAGCACCTTACTTGATCGCTGTGAGGCCGTATTACAGACGTCGCTGAAAGTCCGAAATCTCAGCAAGCCGACGCTGCCTTCTTATCCTCCGGCAGAAGATCACTTCCAGTGGCGCGTGCTCAGTCATCTTGGCTCCAGTTATCTTAATCTGATGAGCAATGCAGACGTGTTACGCGGGACGCTTGAGCTCTATAACTGGCAGAGCGATGAACTGAACAACCG
This is a stretch of genomic DNA from Rahnella aceris. It encodes these proteins:
- a CDS encoding DUF2931 family protein, translated to MKTITSLLSLLLLTGCTSGNAQEQHGTIKAPWDEWYFTFSTPKALPAQVTLVKLLDTDGYGYVFQTIDQPQGDSVGKWDTHNGLGSSPFNKAKSPPQMIKFCWDSIIDKKVYETTLYFSLDTQHKMVSSEPDWSNPKETYYFRYMVIGLAPEGKVRVWLKNNGDPDVLQTSTQITTVSGKDLDMCAGVTNSDFSYGYDDDIKEFIKDKKYPYGSW
- a CDS encoding DUF2931 family protein — encoded protein: MKTITSLLSLFLLTGCTSGNAQEQHGTIKAPWDEWYFTFSTPKALPAQVTLVKLLDTDGYGYVFQTIDQPQGDSVGKWDTHNGLGSSPFNKAKSPPQMIKFCWDSIIDKKVYETTLYFSLDTQHKMVSSEPDWSNPKETYYFRYMVIGLAPEGKVRVWLKNNGDPDVLQTSTQITTVSGKELAMCKNETNFPDGYEYSEGMKTFIKDKKYPYGSW
- the tssF gene encoding type VI secretion system baseplate subunit TssF — protein: MKDQTLRYYDAELRYLRDAAKEFAQTHPDRAAMLDLDKPGTPDPYVERLFEGFAFSMGRLREKIDDDLPEFTEGLVSMLWPHYLRTIPSLSIVSLSPDVPSMKMAETVPAGMEIYSRPVGPKNTVCQYRTTRDMTLNPLAVSKVVMATEPDGRSVLRLRLSCSTQTDWSQVDLRRLCFYLAGEAPVSSALHLALTRRQAALYIRLPNQADRIKLDGWFSPGGFADEDLLWPKGESAFSGYQLLLEYFTFREKFMFVHLNGLESVTLPAGIAFFDLEVVFNSQWQSDLPVTDEAMALHCVPVINLFTLEADPLLINGLENEYLLRPRRLQDGHTEIYSVDSVTGSQRTSDATYVPFTSFRHRGGMQRRHAPERYFHTRVKRGVTGLHDTWLILGGQQWEVDREFTREPVSLKITGTNGQLPRKALQSTLLDRCEAVLQTSLKVRNLSKPTLPSYPPAEDHFQWRVLSHLGSSYLNLMSNADVLRGTLELYNWQSDELNNRRLDAIQQVQHHQIQRFEKGFLLRGIDIEVTLDGNGFTGEGDIHLFGEMLNRFFALYADIHLFNQLTLIVQPAGKCIRWKENHNQRLPG
- a CDS encoding DUF2931 family protein; its protein translation is MKTITGLLSLLLLAGCTGSKAHEQQRNIKAPWDEWYFAFTTPKALPAQVTLVKLLDTEGYGYVFETINQPQGISVGKWDDQNSAGGTQFNKAKSPPQMIVFCWDSIIDKKTYETTLFFYSDTWEKMITPYPTPLTPSKSAYRQTMLIGLAPEGIVHTWLRQYGHPDILLTSTKITTVSGKDLDMCAGVTNSDFSYGYDDDIKEFIKDKKYPYGSW